A part of Desulfobacter sp. genomic DNA contains:
- a CDS encoding PAS domain-containing protein, whose product MDMVSDINTIQGLLKVIDTLPVAVSVINGNRRVVLANRAIARLTNKKNEELLGKVGGEALGCIHKDDSPLGCGFGPDCVKCRLRQSLETTLETKEPLSMVETTMAFKGGNECHLRISTLPLVLNQEDVVLLSIEDITDIKAHEQTRMEKEKMAAAVQTAGAVCHEINQPLMVIMGMAEILLEDIPSDDPRHAQLTEIKIQADRLGDITKQLMTLTEYRTKPYLKKQILDIKESSDGSV is encoded by the coding sequence ATGGATATGGTTTCCGACATAAACACAATACAAGGCCTGCTCAAGGTCATAGACACCCTGCCCGTGGCCGTTTCCGTCATTAACGGAAACCGGAGAGTCGTACTGGCCAACAGGGCCATCGCCCGGTTAACCAACAAAAAAAATGAAGAACTGCTGGGGAAGGTGGGAGGAGAGGCCCTGGGCTGTATCCACAAAGATGATTCTCCCCTGGGCTGCGGTTTCGGCCCCGATTGCGTCAAGTGCCGGCTGAGGCAATCCCTAGAAACCACACTGGAAACAAAAGAACCCCTGAGCATGGTGGAAACAACCATGGCATTTAAGGGCGGCAACGAATGCCACCTGAGGATTTCCACCCTGCCCCTGGTATTGAACCAGGAAGATGTCGTCCTTCTTTCCATTGAAGATATCACCGATATCAAGGCCCATGAGCAGACCCGGATGGAGAAAGAAAAAATGGCGGCGGCCGTTCAAACCGCCGGCGCCGTCTGCCACGAAATAAACCAGCCGCTGATGGTCATCATGGGCATGGCTGAAATCCTATTGGAAGATATCCCGAGTGACGATCCCCGGCATGCCCAGTTGACTGAAATCAAAATCCAGGCGGACCGTTTGGGGGACATTACCAAACAGCTGATGACCCTGACCGAATACCGGACCAAGCCCTATCTGAAAAAACAGATTTTAGATATAAAGGAGTCTTCGGACGGGAGCGTTTAA
- a CDS encoding penicillin-binding protein activator translates to MHCTCPLLPPRTAAGTALIFLAFIVASCSSGIRPAHRPPEHHTPPAPAIVPSSAPCALQDRKFDRAEALVLKKRFSAALAIASHIAEFPCSRDRQSKALELIGDIYMAEGKEVNAFYFFVRAGEKAGPRKDFSRILSKAVSSVAHMSADNIIFILEKTAPPRIQKALLFQSAAAKANAGNPREARALYQSFIKKFPEDTYTPAARSITADLNRRPETLTPAVGILLPLTGYYKTGGSRALGGINYYRQISGRDDLRFIIMDTASDPGQAARAVKELKIKGAACIIGPMVTARAAAEQARDLEIPMILLSQAPDIPEISPMIFRHFLFPEQQIRSSAAFIMEKYGRREFAALYPDDDYGSAFVSALKKQIPDMGGRITDIQRYSPGQTDFSPQIKSLIKGYRAKGKDGRFRDISSRPRKERNKIYRAKTDFNVLFIPDSPDTAAMIAPQLKYHGISDVILMGTNLWHTDKLLQAAAYLKNAVFTDGFHPEKEKTAEFIRQFTEETGSPPGYIQAAAYEAVSSIAPIIAESKASGRQLAEEISRVNRFSALTCTTGFDPRGEPLDSLDIFQIRGGAITLVRPCTHR, encoded by the coding sequence ATGCACTGTACCTGCCCTCTCCTGCCCCCCCGGACAGCCGCAGGTACCGCCTTAATTTTTCTGGCATTTATCGTGGCCTCCTGCAGTTCAGGCATCCGCCCCGCCCACCGGCCGCCGGAACACCACACGCCCCCCGCCCCGGCAATTGTTCCATCAAGCGCCCCTTGCGCCCTCCAGGACCGAAAATTTGACCGGGCAGAGGCCCTGGTCTTGAAAAAACGATTCAGCGCCGCCCTGGCCATTGCGTCACACATCGCCGAGTTTCCCTGCTCCCGGGACCGGCAATCAAAGGCCCTGGAACTGATCGGCGATATATATATGGCGGAAGGTAAAGAAGTGAACGCCTTTTATTTCTTTGTCCGGGCAGGCGAAAAAGCCGGCCCCCGCAAAGATTTTTCCCGGATTCTTTCAAAAGCCGTATCATCTGTGGCCCATATGTCCGCCGACAATATTATCTTTATCTTGGAAAAAACAGCCCCGCCCCGTATACAAAAGGCACTTCTCTTTCAGTCTGCAGCGGCAAAGGCCAACGCAGGCAACCCCAGGGAGGCCCGAGCCCTGTACCAATCCTTTATCAAGAAATTCCCCGAGGACACATATACGCCAGCGGCCAGATCCATCACGGCGGACCTGAACCGCCGGCCGGAGACCCTGACCCCGGCCGTCGGTATCCTGCTGCCCCTGACCGGATATTATAAAACCGGCGGCAGCAGGGCCCTAGGCGGAATCAATTATTACAGGCAAATCAGCGGCAGGGATGATCTCAGGTTCATCATCATGGACACGGCATCGGATCCCGGTCAGGCGGCCAGGGCCGTGAAAGAATTAAAAATAAAAGGCGCTGCCTGCATCATCGGCCCCATGGTCACCGCCAGGGCGGCGGCGGAACAGGCACGGGACCTGGAAATCCCAATGATTCTCCTCTCCCAGGCCCCTGATATCCCGGAAATTTCGCCCATGATCTTCCGGCATTTTCTTTTTCCCGAGCAGCAGATCAGAAGCAGTGCCGCCTTTATCATGGAAAAATACGGCCGCCGTGAATTTGCCGCCCTCTACCCCGATGACGATTACGGCAGCGCCTTTGTCTCCGCGCTCAAAAAACAGATCCCGGACATGGGCGGCCGTATAACGGATATCCAGCGGTACAGCCCCGGCCAGACGGATTTTTCACCCCAAATCAAATCGCTGATCAAAGGCTACCGGGCAAAGGGAAAGGACGGCCGGTTCAGGGACATCTCCTCCCGCCCCAGAAAAGAGCGGAACAAAATATACCGGGCCAAAACAGATTTCAATGTATTATTCATTCCGGACAGTCCGGACACCGCTGCCATGATCGCCCCACAGCTGAAGTATCACGGCATTTCAGATGTCATTCTCATGGGCACCAACCTCTGGCATACGGACAAGCTGCTCCAGGCTGCCGCCTACCTGAAAAATGCGGTGTTCACAGACGGTTTCCACCCGGAAAAGGAAAAGACGGCGGAATTCATCAGGCAATTCACGGAAGAGACCGGCTCTCCTCCCGGCTACATCCAGGCCGCCGCATACGAAGCCGTATCGTCCATTGCCCCGATCATTGCCGAGAGCAAGGCCTCAGGCAGGCAGCTGGCCGAAGAAATCAGCCGCGTCAACCGCTTCTCCGCCCTGACGTGCACCACCGGATTTGACCCCCGGGGGGAACCGCTGGATTCCCTTGATATTTTCCAAATCAGGGGTGGGGCCATCACCCTTGTCCGTCCATGCACCCACAGGTGA
- a CDS encoding AzlD domain-containing protein: MDALNRETLVFITIVCAALVTYGLRIGGLLLSERLPSTGRFKIFMDALPGTLLLSLIAPGIAAAGMLGGIAALATAVCTHRTGNVFLSMVVGMGIVAGGRALF; the protein is encoded by the coding sequence ATGGATGCACTGAATAGGGAAACCCTGGTATTTATCACCATTGTCTGCGCCGCCCTGGTGACTTACGGCCTTCGCATCGGCGGGCTGCTGCTCTCCGAGCGCCTTCCTTCCACCGGCCGGTTCAAGATTTTTATGGATGCCCTGCCCGGAACCCTGCTGCTCTCTCTGATCGCCCCGGGCATTGCCGCAGCGGGCATGCTTGGCGGAATAGCCGCCCTGGCCACGGCAGTATGCACCCACAGGACAGGGAATGTTTTTCTGTCCATGGTGGTGGGAATGGGCATTGTGGCAGGGGGGCGGGCCCTGTTCTGA
- a CDS encoding AzlC family ABC transporter permease → MKKEILAGWTANLPVAVSVMSYGSVLGVLAAQKGILWTQLLFMNITVFAGSAQFVMVDMWTASLPVAEITAAVLIMNLRYLLIGASLRPVFSGHRLFHKMAVMHFVADENWAVTMAAHRKGGTNTLFLFGGGICLMAAWSAGTLLGHRLGATIQNPEVYALDFAFIAVFTALAFSMWQGRRNLLPWLAAAGLAVGAEAWLPGKWYILIGGMGGALVQALMYREADHGCTE, encoded by the coding sequence ATGAAAAAAGAAATTCTTGCCGGATGGACAGCAAACCTGCCCGTGGCGGTGAGCGTCATGTCATACGGCAGCGTGTTGGGGGTGCTGGCGGCCCAGAAGGGCATTCTCTGGACCCAGCTGCTTTTCATGAATATCACCGTATTTGCCGGCTCTGCCCAGTTTGTCATGGTGGACATGTGGACCGCTTCCCTGCCCGTGGCGGAGATTACGGCAGCGGTTCTGATCATGAACCTGCGGTATCTGCTTATCGGGGCGTCCCTGCGGCCTGTATTTTCCGGGCACCGTCTGTTCCATAAAATGGCGGTGATGCATTTTGTGGCAGATGAGAACTGGGCCGTGACCATGGCGGCCCATCGGAAAGGGGGGACCAATACCCTGTTCCTTTTTGGGGGCGGTATCTGCCTGATGGCGGCCTGGTCTGCCGGCACCCTTCTGGGGCACAGGCTGGGCGCCACGATACAGAACCCCGAAGTCTACGCCCTGGACTTCGCCTTTATTGCTGTGTTCACGGCCCTGGCGTTTTCCATGTGGCAGGGCCGGCGCAATCTTCTGCCCTGGCTGGCTGCGGCCGGTCTGGCCGTTGGCGCTGAAGCCTGGCTGCCCGGCAAATGGTATATTCTCATCGGGGGGATGGGCGGCGCTTTGGTACAGGCATTGATGTACAGGGAGGCGGACCATGGATGCACTGAATAG
- a CDS encoding Lrp/AsnC family transcriptional regulator: MLKKKLNKLDETDRAILREVLQDGRISNNELARRINLSQPAAHARLRRLQSAGVIQGFTVRLDYEELGYELACFFHIRLRDHAESDIEGFEKKVAAFPDVMECHYLTGEWDYLIKAVFQSRRALEHFMRNRLSAIPGVAQIVTSLVLSEIKTGNALSLTHDRKGDDK, from the coding sequence ATGCTGAAAAAAAAATTAAACAAATTAGACGAGACAGATCGGGCGATCCTCAGGGAAGTCCTCCAGGACGGCCGGATCAGCAACAATGAGCTGGCAAGGCGGATCAATCTTTCCCAGCCGGCGGCCCATGCCCGGCTCAGGCGGCTGCAGTCGGCCGGTGTGATCCAGGGATTTACCGTGCGGCTGGATTATGAGGAACTGGGATATGAACTCGCCTGCTTTTTCCATATCCGCCTGCGGGACCATGCAGAATCGGATATCGAAGGATTTGAAAAAAAGGTGGCCGCGTTCCCGGACGTCATGGAATGCCATTACCTGACCGGGGAATGGGACTACCTGATCAAGGCCGTATTCCAGAGCCGGAGGGCCCTTGAGCATTTCATGCGGAACCGGCTGTCCGCCATCCCGGGGGTGGCCCAGATTGTCACCAGCCTGGTGCTCTCCGAAATCAAAACCGGTAACGCGCTTTCACTGACCCATGATAGAAAAGGAGATGACAAATGA
- a CDS encoding cystathionine gamma-synthase family protein has protein sequence MTDKNKIKKSTQCIWAGEEEYLMQGATQVPVVHSVSFGYRDVDEWQQVALEKKPGHIYGRNTNPTVAVFEEKMRQLEGAEAATSAATGMGIISSTLFGLLSPGDRVVSVKDTYGGTNRIFQEFLPRFNIEVSLCDTTDHEAVEREVARGCKILYLESPTNPTVKIVDIARLSAAGKAAGAIVMVDNTFATPINQNPIALGADLVLHSATKFIGGHADALGGVACGRKDLVKQIYHFREINGATLHPMAAYLMIRGLKTLALRVERQNANAMEIAQFLSSHPKVEQVFYPGLESFPGHDIAKKQMKGFGGMLSFMLRKNDFDAVKRFLPNLNFAHAAANLGAVETIVGPPATTSHVECSQKERAAMGIPESLIRYSTGIEDAQDLIADLDQALGKL, from the coding sequence ATGACAGATAAAAACAAGATAAAAAAATCCACCCAATGCATATGGGCCGGAGAAGAAGAATACCTCATGCAGGGTGCCACCCAGGTGCCCGTCGTTCACAGCGTATCCTTCGGCTACAGGGATGTGGATGAATGGCAGCAGGTGGCCCTTGAGAAGAAACCCGGCCATATTTACGGGCGGAATACCAATCCCACGGTGGCCGTATTTGAGGAAAAAATGCGGCAGCTTGAGGGAGCCGAGGCCGCCACCTCGGCAGCCACGGGTATGGGCATCATCAGTTCAACCCTGTTTGGCCTGCTCTCCCCCGGGGACCGCGTCGTGTCCGTGAAAGACACCTACGGGGGGACAAACCGAATTTTCCAGGAATTTTTACCCCGGTTCAATATCGAGGTCTCCCTTTGCGACACCACGGACCATGAAGCGGTTGAACGGGAAGTGGCCAGGGGCTGCAAGATTCTCTACCTTGAAAGCCCCACCAACCCCACGGTGAAAATTGTCGATATTGCCCGACTGTCAGCGGCAGGTAAGGCAGCCGGGGCCATTGTGATGGTGGACAACACCTTCGCCACCCCAATTAACCAGAACCCCATCGCCCTTGGCGCAGATCTGGTCCTCCACTCGGCCACCAAATTCATCGGCGGCCATGCCGATGCCTTAGGCGGCGTGGCCTGCGGCAGAAAAGACCTGGTAAAACAGATCTACCATTTCAGGGAAATTAACGGGGCCACCCTCCACCCCATGGCCGCCTATCTCATGATCCGGGGGTTGAAAACCCTGGCACTGCGGGTGGAACGCCAAAACGCCAATGCCATGGAAATCGCACAATTCCTATCTTCCCATCCCAAAGTAGAACAGGTCTTTTACCCCGGCCTTGAATCCTTCCCCGGCCATGACATCGCTAAAAAGCAGATGAAAGGCTTCGGAGGCATGCTCAGTTTCATGCTTAGAAAAAATGATTTCGATGCGGTTAAACGTTTTTTGCCCAATTTGAATTTTGCTCATGCGGCCGCCAACCTGGGGGCGGTTGAAACCATTGTCGGCCCCCCGGCAACCACCAGCCACGTGGAATGCTCCCAAAAAGAGCGGGCAGCCATGGGAATTCCCGAGAGTCTGATCCGTTATTCCACCGGCATAGAGGATGCACAAGACCTGATTGCAGATCTGGATCAGGCCCTGGGCAAACTATAA
- a CDS encoding D-aminoacylase, whose protein sequence is MTDVRKRINRRQFLETSIKTSVGIATAPLLSTGLSGCGESGSFPYDTVLKGGLVFDGTGNAPVITDIGIKGDKIIQTGSIDAPAGQVIDAEGLAVMPGFIDVHTHCDLTFIKSGWKRHLSWIMPSWKGNRNYIGQGVTTVVTGNCGWGFGDIDQWYGSLDRLGFGTNVYHLAPHGVIREALFGPNQPAELNRSQMALMKKRIEAELEKGAIGVSTGLEYAPGLLTPPEELIELNRIVARYGRVYATHIRNESGALNPATGRIWVEQAIEEAIEVGRQTGVRVEISHLKLAAPFNGNSAALILDPIERARAQGLKITADQYPYAAGSTIISILMPPAFRAAQGIKDQYKTRQGRSQVKKAILEVFSYMGADKILITMCNENQAYEGKTLAEIGEMENKSPADIYTDLVSGDSVPIGVFFAQDMSVVKEIMTRDYILTGSDGWTVPKGMTTPHPRTYGTFPRKLGKFCREDKLIDASACIRSMTSLPAKTFCMKDRGEIKSGFYADLVTIDMEKVMDRATYLAPHQYAAGITHVMVNGKFALKDNEFTGDRSGRTIRS, encoded by the coding sequence ATGACGGATGTCAGAAAGCGGATAAACAGGCGGCAATTTCTTGAAACATCAATTAAAACCTCTGTTGGCATTGCTACGGCTCCGCTTCTATCGACAGGCCTGTCCGGCTGCGGGGAATCCGGCAGCTTCCCCTACGACACGGTGTTAAAAGGGGGACTGGTATTCGACGGTACCGGCAACGCGCCGGTGATCACCGATATCGGCATAAAGGGGGACAAAATTATTCAAACAGGATCCATTGACGCCCCCGCCGGCCAGGTCATTGACGCAGAGGGACTGGCTGTCATGCCGGGCTTCATTGATGTCCACACCCACTGTGATCTTACATTCATCAAATCCGGATGGAAGCGCCACCTGTCCTGGATCATGCCAAGCTGGAAGGGCAACCGCAACTATATAGGGCAAGGCGTAACCACGGTGGTCACAGGCAACTGCGGCTGGGGATTCGGGGATATCGACCAATGGTATGGCAGTCTCGACCGCCTCGGGTTTGGCACCAATGTCTACCACCTGGCCCCCCACGGCGTCATCCGGGAGGCACTCTTCGGCCCGAACCAGCCCGCCGAACTGAACCGGTCCCAGATGGCATTGATGAAGAAACGAATTGAAGCGGAACTGGAAAAAGGGGCCATAGGGGTGTCCACCGGCCTCGAATATGCGCCGGGCCTGCTAACCCCGCCCGAAGAACTGATCGAACTCAACCGGATCGTGGCCAGGTACGGAAGGGTATATGCCACCCATATCCGGAATGAATCCGGTGCCCTGAACCCTGCTACAGGCAGAATCTGGGTCGAACAGGCCATTGAGGAGGCAATAGAGGTCGGGCGGCAAACCGGCGTACGGGTCGAAATCTCCCACCTTAAACTGGCAGCCCCCTTCAACGGCAACTCAGCCGCCCTGATCCTGGATCCCATCGAAAGGGCCAGGGCCCAGGGACTGAAAATAACGGCGGACCAATATCCTTATGCTGCGGGCTCAACCATTATTTCCATTCTCATGCCCCCGGCCTTTAGGGCGGCCCAGGGGATAAAAGATCAATACAAAACCAGACAAGGCAGGAGTCAGGTAAAAAAAGCCATTCTGGAGGTCTTCTCGTATATGGGAGCGGATAAAATACTGATCACCATGTGCAATGAGAATCAGGCCTATGAAGGAAAAACCCTGGCTGAAATCGGCGAAATGGAAAACAAATCCCCGGCCGATATCTATACCGATCTGGTAAGTGGGGACAGCGTGCCCATAGGGGTGTTCTTTGCGCAGGATATGAGCGTGGTTAAAGAGATTATGACCAGGGACTATATATTGACCGGATCAGACGGCTGGACAGTGCCCAAGGGCATGACCACCCCCCACCCCAGGACCTATGGCACCTTTCCAAGAAAATTGGGGAAATTCTGCCGGGAAGACAAACTCATTGATGCCTCCGCCTGTATCCGGTCCATGACATCGCTGCCGGCCAAAACCTTCTGCATGAAAGACAGGGGGGAGATTAAATCCGGTTTTTATGCGGACCTTGTGACGATTGACATGGAGAAGGTGATGGACAGGGCAACCTACCTTGCCCCTCACCAATATGCTGCCGGCATCACCCACGTCATGGTCAACGGCAAATTTGCCCTGAAGGATAATGAATTTACAGGAGACCGGTCAGGGAGGACCATTAGATCCTGA
- a CDS encoding DUF2293 domain-containing protein has translation MAHDHINVSPGQAEGTLQSASGEKLTPPEGWAFLPAGDAAVTRRVKSKGPVWVVQIKQRRRLISKGVWAPADHILSSQREVEARRAAPAYAKERERALSRRQARQEAYVRDFYDQVVKFLDFHPRYEKEAKHLGEIITAHATPVGSGTVARTQRIPIEKRARAAVIAWMRHKTTAYDSMKVPRVKGKRREIRKHLAEKSMEILKVYRRGQALDANCPLKQALDKNHCV, from the coding sequence ATGGCGCATGACCATATAAATGTTTCACCGGGTCAGGCAGAGGGAACGCTGCAGTCAGCGTCCGGGGAAAAACTGACACCACCTGAGGGGTGGGCGTTTCTGCCCGCAGGAGATGCCGCTGTCACCAGACGGGTAAAATCAAAGGGACCGGTGTGGGTGGTCCAGATAAAACAGCGCAGACGACTGATATCAAAAGGGGTATGGGCCCCCGCAGACCACATCCTGTCATCACAACGGGAAGTTGAAGCCCGGAGGGCAGCACCGGCATATGCCAAGGAACGGGAACGGGCTCTATCCCGGCGCCAGGCCAGACAGGAGGCCTATGTACGTGACTTTTACGACCAGGTTGTCAAATTTTTGGATTTCCATCCCAGGTATGAAAAAGAGGCAAAACACCTTGGGGAAATCATCACGGCCCATGCAACTCCTGTGGGCAGCGGAACAGTTGCCAGAACCCAGCGCATCCCCATTGAAAAACGGGCCCGGGCGGCCGTCATTGCCTGGATGCGCCACAAGACAACCGCCTATGATTCAATGAAAGTGCCGCGGGTAAAGGGGAAAAGGCGGGAAATAAGAAAACATCTGGCTGAAAAATCAATGGAAATTTTGAAAGTATACCGCCGGGGACAGGCCCTTGACGCAAACTGCCCACTGAAACAGGCATTGGATAAAAATCACTGTGTGTAA
- a CDS encoding AraC family transcriptional regulator, giving the protein MDFEVSMSIVIQLLRYASAKGIDSAEILRAAGLNPGLAESPDQMIGIRDYNRIQEAAAGMTADDYFGLHMGEYAVPASWNMVGYIMMNCPTLGRAIEKSSEYHEIVGSMIRVDCRVKDGLCFLDIVPTQGAYGHTQHCYEAIMSSTVRIIRSLIGDRFSLDRAGFGIERPEDTSEYSRVFDCDLEFGALVYYLAFDKAFLEQPVIQSNSGILSILEQHAGRYLGELKQSNAVTRKVSRLIVEKMQGSDFGIDSVAGELAMSVRSLQEKLKAENTTYSGILRDVRETLSKEYLSHSPCSVSEIAYMMGFSEPGVFVRSFKKWTGTTPGAYRNSFRS; this is encoded by the coding sequence ATGGACTTTGAAGTGTCCATGTCGATAGTGATTCAGTTGTTGCGGTATGCCTCGGCTAAAGGGATCGATTCAGCAGAGATTCTCAGGGCTGCCGGTCTTAACCCCGGCCTGGCAGAATCTCCGGATCAAATGATAGGTATCCGTGATTACAACCGGATCCAGGAGGCGGCAGCCGGGATGACGGCTGATGATTATTTCGGTCTGCATATGGGCGAATATGCAGTGCCGGCCAGTTGGAATATGGTGGGGTATATCATGATGAATTGCCCAACCCTGGGCAGGGCAATTGAAAAATCATCCGAATATCATGAAATAGTGGGGAGCATGATCCGGGTGGACTGCCGGGTGAAGGATGGCCTGTGTTTTCTGGATATCGTTCCCACTCAGGGCGCTTATGGTCATACGCAACATTGCTATGAGGCGATCATGTCAAGCACGGTCAGAATTATCCGATCCCTGATCGGAGACCGCTTTTCGCTGGACCGCGCCGGTTTTGGCATTGAACGGCCGGAGGATACCAGCGAATACAGCAGGGTATTCGACTGTGATCTGGAATTTGGCGCTTTGGTTTACTATTTAGCCTTTGATAAAGCGTTTCTTGAACAACCGGTGATCCAGTCGAATTCGGGAATACTGTCCATTCTGGAACAGCATGCCGGACGGTATCTGGGTGAATTGAAGCAGTCAAATGCCGTGACCCGGAAAGTCAGCCGGCTGATCGTTGAGAAGATGCAGGGCTCAGATTTTGGGATCGATTCCGTAGCCGGAGAGCTTGCCATGAGCGTACGAAGCCTGCAGGAAAAACTTAAGGCGGAAAACACGACTTATTCCGGGATCTTACGGGATGTTCGTGAAACTCTTTCAAAAGAGTATCTCAGCCACAGTCCCTGTTCGGTTTCCGAAATTGCTTATATGATGGGGTTTTCCGAGCCCGGTGTTTTTGTCCGCAGTTTTAAGAAGTGGACCGGCACTACTCCCGGGGCTTACCGAAATTCTTTTCGCTCTTAA
- a CDS encoding flavodoxin family protein: protein MKITCLKGSPRKNGNSSTLADHLLQKLATPENSIATYYLNTLNYRGCQGCRKCLTLSDKCILKDDMATVLETVRQTDVLVISSPVYYGDVTSQAKAFIDRTYSYYRPDFITNPLITRLTPGKKLIMVLTQAHPDEALFSDIFPKYDAFFRRHNFTDNHLVRACGVMDEGDIKNETRAFEKAARTAELILSH from the coding sequence ATGAAAATCACCTGTTTAAAAGGAAGCCCGAGAAAAAACGGCAACAGCTCAACCCTTGCCGATCACCTGTTACAAAAACTTGCAACACCTGAAAACTCGATCGCGACCTATTATTTAAACACGCTGAACTACCGGGGATGCCAGGGCTGTCGAAAATGTCTCACCCTTTCGGACAAATGCATCCTCAAAGATGATATGGCCACGGTCCTTGAAACGGTTAGACAGACCGATGTGCTCGTCATCTCATCCCCTGTCTACTACGGAGATGTCACCTCCCAGGCCAAGGCATTCATTGACCGAACCTATTCGTATTACCGTCCCGATTTTATCACCAATCCATTGATCACCCGGCTCACTCCCGGAAAAAAGCTGATCATGGTGCTTACCCAGGCCCATCCGGACGAAGCGCTGTTCAGCGACATCTTTCCCAAGTATGACGCCTTTTTCAGACGCCACAATTTCACGGACAATCACCTGGTCCGGGCCTGTGGTGTGATGGATGAAGGAGATATCAAAAATGAGACAAGGGCATTTGAAAAAGCGGCCCGCACCGCTGAGTTGATTTTAAGCCATTAA
- a CDS encoding DUF721 domain-containing protein, giving the protein MSNKYRKEMRYHLGRDLRKESTLAPRSVGDILNRLLPKMRPKQNQAMDQIWSCWKDAVGPFIADSAKPQAYKDGVLIVRVASSSHMMQFRFLEAEMIKNLNAILDSVQIRKINMKVGRVD; this is encoded by the coding sequence ATGAGCAACAAATACCGCAAAGAAATGCGCTATCATTTGGGCCGGGATTTGAGAAAAGAAAGCACCTTAGCTCCAAGGTCTGTAGGAGACATCTTAAATAGGCTTCTTCCCAAAATGCGCCCGAAACAGAATCAAGCCATGGATCAAATATGGAGTTGCTGGAAAGATGCTGTAGGGCCGTTCATTGCCGATTCTGCCAAACCCCAGGCCTATAAAGACGGTGTTCTGATCGTCCGGGTCGCCAGTTCAAGTCACATGATGCAGTTCCGATTTTTAGAAGCTGAGATGATAAAAAATTTGAACGCCATCCTGGATAGTGTTCAGATACGGAAAATAAATATGAAAGTGGGAAGGGTGGACTGA
- a CDS encoding alpha/beta hydrolase: MVFIYLLLSIMFAYAVSQFPRNPVEDPPDWGKITDITIPAVDGGFIEVWRIDPPETPKGIIVFAHGWGRNRDRMVGRARIFAKWGFSTVIHSARDHGNSSPKRMMNAVRFAEDIETVINWVGEPVSLYGHSAGSAGAIMAAANHAEKIKLLFLEASYARTQKALLSLYRWANKLFGYLFGPTILFWLNIYYKGKLDHYSPARIAQNINMPVMMIHGEKDRRFPLDFAKELKNSFKHDAVSLYIAKDAGHSNSSQAPGYEAAIKLFIDQYYF; the protein is encoded by the coding sequence ATGGTTTTTATCTATCTGCTTTTGTCAATTATGTTCGCCTATGCTGTAAGTCAGTTTCCTCGAAATCCTGTGGAAGATCCGCCGGACTGGGGTAAAATTACCGACATCACTATCCCTGCTGTTGACGGTGGTTTTATTGAGGTGTGGAGAATAGATCCGCCAGAGACTCCAAAAGGGATTATTGTATTTGCTCACGGATGGGGGAGAAATCGGGACAGGATGGTGGGAAGAGCAAGGATATTCGCCAAGTGGGGCTTCAGCACTGTGATTCACAGTGCAAGAGATCATGGGAATTCGAGCCCGAAACGTATGATGAACGCCGTCCGATTTGCTGAAGATATTGAAACCGTTATAAACTGGGTGGGAGAACCGGTTTCCCTCTATGGGCATTCTGCCGGATCGGCAGGAGCAATCATGGCAGCCGCCAACCATGCTGAAAAAATCAAATTACTTTTTCTTGAAGCATCATATGCCCGAACCCAAAAAGCACTGCTCAGCCTCTACAGATGGGCAAATAAGCTTTTCGGATATTTATTCGGCCCGACAATACTCTTCTGGCTAAATATTTATTATAAAGGGAAATTGGATCATTACAGCCCAGCTCGAATTGCTCAGAACATTAATATGCCTGTAATGATGATCCACGGCGAAAAGGACCGGCGGTTTCCACTTGATTTTGCCAAGGAATTAAAAAATAGCTTTAAACACGATGCTGTGTCCCTGTATATCGCAAAGGATGCCGGGCATAGCAATTCGAGCCAGGCGCCTGGATATGAGGCTGCTATTAAATTATTTATTGACCAATATTATTTTTGA